A region from the Citrobacter telavivensis genome encodes:
- a CDS encoding VOC family protein encodes MKSIINWFEIPVTDMERAIAFYEPVMGLSLRREKMDVADLAVFPYDEPATGGALAKFDGITPSLQGAIIYLHTGDLNATLDRVASAGGKCVFGPHDLGKGIGTIALFTDSEGNRVGLHQPA; translated from the coding sequence ATGAAAAGCATTATCAATTGGTTTGAAATTCCCGTTACGGATATGGAACGCGCGATTGCGTTTTACGAGCCGGTCATGGGGCTGTCGCTGCGTCGTGAAAAAATGGACGTCGCCGATCTGGCGGTTTTCCCGTATGACGAACCGGCTACCGGCGGTGCGCTGGCGAAGTTTGACGGCATTACACCTTCATTGCAGGGGGCGATTATTTATCTGCATACCGGGGATCTCAATGCCACGCTGGATCGCGTTGCCAGCGCGGGTGGAAAATGCGTGTTTGGCCCGCACGATCTCGGTAAAGGGATCGGCACCATTGCGCTGTTTACCGACAGCGAAGGTAACCGTGTGGGTTTACATCAACCGGCTTAA
- the secF gene encoding protein translocase subunit SecF, producing the protein MAQEYTVEQLNHGRKVIDFMRWDYWAFGISGLLLVLAIIVMGVRGFNWGLDFTGGTVIEITLEKPAEMDVMRDALEKAGFVDPLLQNFGSSHDIMVRMPPTEGANGGQVLGSKVLSVINESTNQNAAVKRIEFVGPSVGADLAQTGAMALLAALISILVYVGIRFEWRLAAGVVIALAHDVIITLGILSLFHIEIDLTIVASLMSVIGYSLNDSIVVSDRIRENFRKIRRGTPYEIFNVSLTQTLHRTLITSGTTLMVILMLFLFGGPVLEGFSLTMLIGVSIGTASSIYVASALALKLGMKREHMLQQKVEKEGADQPSILP; encoded by the coding sequence GTGGCACAGGAATATACTGTTGAACAATTGAACCACGGCCGTAAAGTCATCGACTTTATGCGCTGGGACTACTGGGCTTTCGGCATCTCAGGTCTGCTGCTGGTGTTGGCCATCATCGTGATGGGCGTGCGCGGCTTTAACTGGGGTCTCGATTTCACCGGTGGTACGGTGATTGAAATCACGCTGGAAAAACCGGCTGAGATGGACGTGATGCGCGACGCACTGGAAAAAGCGGGCTTTGTTGATCCGCTTTTACAGAACTTCGGCAGCAGCCACGACATCATGGTGCGTATGCCGCCGACCGAAGGGGCAAACGGCGGTCAGGTGCTGGGTAGCAAAGTGTTGAGTGTGATTAACGAATCCACCAACCAGAACGCAGCAGTGAAGCGCATTGAATTCGTCGGACCGAGCGTGGGTGCCGATCTGGCGCAAACCGGTGCGATGGCGCTGCTGGCGGCGCTGATCTCAATCCTGGTCTACGTCGGGATCCGTTTTGAATGGCGACTGGCGGCAGGCGTTGTTATCGCGCTGGCGCACGACGTCATCATCACACTGGGGATCCTGTCGTTATTCCATATCGAGATCGACCTGACAATCGTGGCATCGCTGATGTCCGTTATCGGTTACTCGCTTAACGACAGCATCGTGGTTTCTGACCGTATTCGTGAAAACTTCCGCAAAATTCGTCGCGGGACGCCTTATGAAATCTTTAACGTGTCACTGACCCAGACGCTGCATCGTACGTTGATTACCTCTGGTACGACGTTAATGGTAATCCTGATGCTGTTCCTGTTCGGTGGTCCGGTGCTGGAAGGCTTCTCGCTGACCATGCTGATCGGGGTGTCCATCGGTACGGCGTCATCCATTTACGTAGCATCGGCGCTGGCGCTGAAGCTCGGCATGAAGCGTGAGCATATGCTGCAGCAGAAAGTCGAGAAAGAAGGGGCGGACCAGCCGTCTATTCTGCCGTAA
- the secD gene encoding protein translocase subunit SecD translates to MLNRYPLWKYIMLIVVIVVGLLYALPNLYGEDPAVQITGARGVAASEQTLIQVQNTLQQEKITAKSVALEEGAILARFDTTDTQLRAREALVDVLGDKYVVALNLAPATPRWLAAIKAEPMKLGLDLRGGVHFLMEVDMDTALGKLQEQNIDSLRSDLRTEGIPYTTVRKEDNYGLSINFRDASARDKAIAYLSKRHQDLVITSQGSNALRAVMTDARLSEAREYAVQQNINILRNRVNQLGVAEPVVQRQGADRIVVELPGIQDTARAKEILGATATLEFRLVNTNVDQSAAASGRVPGDSEVKQSREGQPVVLYKRVILTGDHITDSTSSQDEYNQPQVNISLDSAGGNIMSNFTKDNIGKPMATLFVEYKDSGKKDANGRAVLVKQEEVINIANIQSRLGNSFRITGINNPNEARQLSLLLRAGALIAPIQIVEERTIGPTLGMQNIKQGLEACLAGLAVSILFMILFYKKFGLIATSALVANLVLIVGIMSLLPGATLSMPGIAGIVLTLAVAVDANVLINERIKEELSNGRSVQQAINEGYAGAFSSIFDANITTLIKVIILYAVGTGAIKGFAITTGIGVATSMFTAIVGTRAIVNLLYGGKRVKKLSI, encoded by the coding sequence GTGTTAAACCGTTATCCTTTGTGGAAGTACATCATGCTGATCGTCGTTATTGTCGTCGGTCTGCTGTATGCGCTTCCCAACCTGTATGGTGAGGATCCGGCCGTTCAAATCACTGGCGCGCGCGGTGTCGCCGCCAGTGAGCAAACGCTGATCCAGGTCCAGAATACGTTACAACAAGAAAAAATTACCGCTAAGTCTGTGGCACTGGAAGAGGGCGCGATTCTTGCGCGCTTCGACACCACCGATACCCAACTGCGCGCACGTGAAGCGCTGGTGGACGTGCTGGGTGATAAATACGTCGTGGCGCTTAACCTTGCTCCGGCAACCCCGCGCTGGTTAGCGGCCATCAAAGCAGAACCGATGAAACTCGGTCTTGACCTGCGTGGCGGCGTTCACTTCCTGATGGAAGTGGATATGGATACCGCGCTGGGTAAACTCCAGGAACAAAATATCGACAGCCTGCGCAGCGATCTGCGTACAGAAGGCATCCCGTATACCACCGTTCGTAAAGAAGACAATTACGGTCTGAGCATTAACTTCCGTGATGCCAGTGCGCGTGATAAAGCGATTGCTTACCTCAGCAAGCGTCACCAGGATCTGGTTATCACAAGCCAGGGCAGCAATGCGCTGCGTGCGGTGATGACCGATGCCCGTCTGAGCGAAGCGCGTGAATACGCGGTACAACAGAACATCAACATCCTGCGTAACCGTGTGAACCAGTTGGGCGTTGCCGAACCGGTGGTACAACGCCAGGGCGCGGATCGTATCGTGGTCGAACTGCCGGGTATTCAGGACACGGCGCGTGCGAAAGAGATTCTCGGCGCGACGGCAACGCTGGAGTTCCGTCTGGTCAACACTAACGTTGATCAGTCTGCGGCGGCCTCTGGTCGCGTACCGGGCGATTCCGAAGTGAAACAGTCGCGCGAAGGTCAGCCAGTCGTGCTGTACAAACGCGTGATCCTGACCGGTGACCATATCACTGACTCCACTTCAAGCCAGGACGAATACAACCAACCGCAGGTGAACATCTCGCTGGATAGCGCAGGTGGCAACATCATGTCTAACTTCACTAAGGACAACATCGGTAAACCGATGGCGACCCTGTTTGTGGAGTATAAAGACAGCGGTAAAAAAGATGCGAACGGTCGTGCGGTACTGGTGAAACAGGAAGAGGTGATTAACATCGCCAACATCCAGTCTCGTCTGGGTAACAGCTTCCGTATTACCGGGATCAACAACCCGAACGAAGCGCGTCAGCTCTCTCTGCTGCTGCGTGCCGGTGCGCTGATTGCGCCGATTCAGATTGTTGAAGAACGGACCATCGGTCCAACTCTGGGGATGCAGAACATCAAGCAGGGTCTGGAAGCGTGTCTGGCCGGTCTGGCCGTATCCATTCTGTTCATGATTCTGTTCTACAAGAAATTTGGTCTGATTGCGACCAGCGCGCTGGTTGCTAACCTGGTGCTGATTGTCGGCATTATGTCGCTGCTGCCGGGGGCAACGCTGAGTATGCCGGGGATTGCGGGGATCGTCTTAACCCTTGCCGTCGCCGTCGATGCGAACGTCCTGATCAACGAACGTATCAAAGAAGAGTTGAGTAACGGACGTTCGGTGCAGCAGGCGATCAACGAAGGGTATGCGGGCGCGTTCAGTTCCATCTTTGATGCGAACATTACGACGCTGATTAAGGTCATCATCCTGTACGCCGTCGGCACCGGGGCAATTAAAGGGTTCGCGATTACTACCGGTATCGGTGTGGCGACGTCGATGTTTACCGCGATCGTCGGTACTCGTGCCATCGTAAACCTGTTGTATGGCGGCAAGCGCGTCAAAAAGCTGTCAATCTGA
- the yajC gene encoding preprotein translocase subunit YajC, which yields MSFFISDAVAATGAPAQGSPMSLILMLVVFGLIFYFMILRPQQKRTKEHKNLMASIAKGDEVLTNGGLVGRVTKVAESGYIAIALNDTTEVVIKRDFVAAVLPKGTMKAL from the coding sequence ATGAGCTTTTTTATTTCTGATGCGGTAGCGGCAACAGGTGCTCCGGCGCAGGGCAGCCCGATGTCTCTGATTCTGATGCTGGTGGTGTTTGGTCTGATTTTCTATTTCATGATCCTGCGCCCACAGCAGAAGCGCACCAAAGAGCATAAAAATCTGATGGCCTCCATCGCGAAAGGTGATGAAGTCCTGACTAACGGTGGCCTGGTAGGTCGAGTAACCAAAGTTGCAGAATCTGGTTACATCGCTATCGCACTGAACGATACCACTGAAGTGGTTATCAAGCGTGACTTCGTAGCTGCCGTTCTGCCGAAAGGCACCATGAAGGCGCTGTAA
- the tgt gene encoding tRNA guanosine(34) transglycosylase Tgt codes for MKFELDTTDGRARRGRLVFDRGVVETPAFMPVGTYGTVKGMTPEEVEATGAQIILGNTFHLWLRPGQEIMKLHGDLHDFMQWKGPILTDSGGFQVFSLGDIRKITEQGVHFRNPINGDPIFLDPEKSMEIQYDLGSDIVMIFDECTPYPADWDYAKRSMEMSLRWAKRSRDRFDGLGNKNALFGIIQGSVYEDLRDISVKGLVEIGFDGYAVGGLAVGEPKEDMHRILEHVCPQIPADKPRYLMGVGKPEDLVEGVRRGIDMFDCVMPTRNARNGHLFVTDGVVKIRNAKYKSDTGPLDAECDCYTCRNYSRAYLHHLDRCNEILGARLNTIHNLRYYQRLMAGLRKAIEEGKLESFVTEFYQRQGRPVPPLNVD; via the coding sequence ATGAAATTCGAACTGGATACCACCGACGGACGTGCCCGCCGTGGCCGCCTGGTGTTTGATCGTGGCGTAGTGGAAACGCCTGCTTTTATGCCCGTAGGGACCTACGGCACCGTTAAAGGCATGACGCCGGAAGAAGTTGAAGCGACCGGCGCGCAAATTATCCTCGGTAATACCTTCCATCTCTGGCTGCGTCCTGGTCAGGAGATCATGAAACTGCACGGCGATCTGCATGACTTTATGCAGTGGAAAGGCCCGATTCTGACCGACTCCGGTGGTTTCCAGGTCTTCAGCCTGGGTGATATTCGTAAGATAACCGAACAGGGCGTGCACTTCCGCAACCCGATCAACGGCGATCCGATTTTCCTCGATCCAGAAAAGTCGATGGAGATTCAGTACGATCTCGGTTCCGATATTGTCATGATTTTTGACGAATGCACGCCGTACCCGGCGGACTGGGACTATGCTAAACGATCGATGGAGATGTCACTGCGCTGGGCGAAGCGTAGCCGCGACCGTTTTGACGGCCTGGGCAATAAAAATGCGCTTTTCGGCATCATTCAGGGCAGCGTTTACGAAGATTTACGTGATATCTCGGTGAAAGGTCTGGTAGAGATTGGCTTTGATGGCTACGCTGTCGGCGGTTTGGCTGTGGGCGAGCCCAAAGAGGACATGCACCGTATTCTGGAGCATGTTTGCCCACAAATTCCGGCAGATAAACCGCGTTACCTGATGGGCGTCGGTAAACCAGAAGATCTGGTTGAAGGCGTGCGTCGCGGCATCGACATGTTTGACTGTGTGATGCCAACCCGCAATGCCCGTAATGGTCACCTGTTCGTGACGGATGGCGTGGTGAAAATTCGCAATGCGAAGTATAAGAGCGATACCGGCCCACTCGATGCTGAGTGTGATTGCTACACCTGTCGCAATTATTCACGTGCCTACTTGCATCATCTTGATCGTTGCAACGAAATATTGGGCGCGCGACTCAACACGATTCATAACCTGCGTTACTACCAGCGTTTGATGGCGGGTTTACGCAAGGCTATTGAAGAGGGTAAATTAGAGAGCTTCGTGACCGAGTTTTACCAACGTCAGGGTCGACCGGTTCCACCTTTGAACGTTGATTAA
- the queA gene encoding tRNA preQ1(34) S-adenosylmethionine ribosyltransferase-isomerase QueA has protein sequence MRVTDFSFELPESLIAHYPQPERSSCRLLSLDGPTGALTHGTFTDLLDKLNPGDLLVFNNTRVIPARLFGRKASGGKIEVLVERMLDDKRILAHIRASKAPKPGAELLLGDDESINATMTARHGALFEVEFNDARPVLDILNAIGHMPLPPYIDRPDEDADRELYQTVYSEKPGAVAAPTAGLHFDEPLLDKLREKGVEMAFVTLHVGAGTFQPVRVDTIEDHIMHSEYAEVPQEVVDAVLAAKARGNRVIAVGTTSVRSLESAAQAAKNALIEPFFGDTQIFIYPGYQYNVIDALVTNFHLPESTLIMLVSAFAGYQHTMNAYKAAVEQNYRFFSYGDAMFITYNPQALNERVGE, from the coding sequence ATGCGCGTTACCGATTTTTCCTTTGAATTACCCGAATCCCTGATTGCCCACTACCCACAGCCGGAACGCAGTAGCTGCCGTTTGCTGTCGCTGGACGGGCCGACGGGCGCGCTGACGCATGGTACTTTCACCGATCTGCTCGATAAGCTCAACCCTGGCGATCTGCTGGTCTTTAATAATACCCGTGTGATCCCGGCACGTCTGTTTGGTCGTAAAGCCAGCGGCGGCAAGATTGAAGTCCTCGTTGAGCGCATGCTGGATGATAAACGTATCCTCGCGCATATTCGCGCCTCCAAAGCGCCGAAACCGGGCGCAGAACTCCTGCTTGGCGATGATGAAAGTATCAATGCGACGATGACGGCCCGCCACGGCGCGCTGTTTGAAGTCGAATTTAACGACGCGCGTCCGGTTCTGGATATTCTCAATGCTATCGGTCATATGCCGCTGCCGCCGTACATCGACCGTCCGGATGAAGACGCCGACCGTGAGCTTTACCAGACGGTGTACAGCGAAAAACCCGGCGCCGTAGCCGCGCCGACCGCAGGCCTGCACTTTGACGAACCGCTGCTGGACAAACTGCGCGAGAAAGGCGTTGAGATGGCGTTTGTGACGCTGCACGTCGGCGCGGGGACGTTCCAGCCGGTGCGTGTGGATACCATTGAAGACCACATCATGCACTCTGAGTATGCGGAAGTGCCGCAAGAGGTGGTGGACGCGGTGCTGGCGGCGAAAGCGCGCGGAAATCGGGTGATTGCGGTGGGCACAACCTCGGTACGTTCTCTGGAGAGCGCAGCGCAGGCGGCAAAGAACGCGCTCATTGAACCGTTCTTTGGCGACACACAGATCTTCATCTACCCAGGTTATCAATACAACGTGATTGATGCATTGGTGACCAACTTCCATTTGCCTGAGTCGACATTGATTATGCTGGTCTCGGCGTTTGCTGGTTATCAGCATACGATGAATGCCTACAAGGCGGCGGTAGAACAAAATTATCGCTTTTTTAGCTACGGAGACGCGATGTTTATCACGTACAATCCGCAAGCTTTGAATGAACGCGTTGGGGAATAA
- the acpH gene encoding ACP phosphodiesterase, with protein MNFLAHLHLAHLADSSLSGNLLADFVRGNPQSNFAPDVVDGIFMHRRIDVMTDNLPEVREAREWFRSETRRVAPITLDVMWDHFLSRHWAQLSPDFPLQAFVRYAHAQVEIILPESPPRFVNLNNYLWSEKWLERYRDMDFIQDVLNGMASRRPRLDALRDSWYDLDTHYDALEARFWQFYPRMMEQAKNKQL; from the coding sequence ATGAATTTTCTAGCTCACCTACATCTTGCACATCTCGCTGACAGCTCACTTTCCGGCAATCTGCTGGCCGATTTTGTGCGGGGAAATCCGCAATCGAACTTTGCGCCTGATGTGGTGGACGGTATTTTTATGCATCGTCGAATCGATGTGATGACCGACAACCTGCCGGAGGTCCGCGAGGCGCGCGAATGGTTTCGCAGCGAAACGCGTCGCGTCGCACCCATCACGCTCGACGTGATGTGGGATCATTTTCTCTCACGCCACTGGGCGCAACTCTCCCCGGACTTCCCCTTACAGGCTTTTGTGCGTTACGCCCATGCCCAGGTCGAGATTATACTGCCGGAGTCGCCCCCGCGTTTTGTGAATCTGAATAACTACCTGTGGTCGGAAAAGTGGCTGGAGCGTTACCGTGATATGGACTTCATACAGGATGTCCTTAATGGGATGGCCAGTCGCCGCCCCCGCCTTGATGCCCTTCGCGACTCCTGGTACGACCTGGATACCCACTACGATGCCCTGGAAGCGCGCTTCTGGCAGTTTTATCCGCGCATGATGGAGCAGGCGAAAAACAAGCAGCTTTAA
- a CDS encoding peroxiredoxin C: protein MVLVTRQAPDFTAAAVLGSGEIVENFNFKQHTNGKTTVLFFWPMDFTFVCPSELIAFDKRYEEFQKRGVEVVGVSFDSEFVHNAWRNTPVDKGGIGAVKYAMVADVKREIQKAYGIEHPEAGVALRGSFLIDANGVVRHQVVNDLPLGRNIDEMLRMVDALQFHEEHGEVCPAQWEKGKEGMNASPDGVAKYLTENVSNL, encoded by the coding sequence ATGGTACTGGTGACTCGTCAGGCTCCGGATTTCACAGCAGCTGCGGTACTCGGTAGCGGTGAGATTGTTGAAAACTTCAATTTCAAACAGCACACCAACGGCAAAACGACCGTTCTGTTCTTCTGGCCAATGGACTTCACTTTCGTTTGCCCGTCTGAACTGATCGCGTTCGACAAACGTTACGAAGAATTCCAGAAGCGCGGCGTTGAAGTGGTTGGCGTTTCTTTTGACTCCGAATTCGTCCACAACGCATGGCGTAACACCCCTGTCGACAAAGGCGGCATCGGTGCAGTGAAATACGCAATGGTTGCTGACGTTAAGCGTGAAATTCAGAAAGCCTACGGCATCGAGCACCCGGAAGCGGGCGTTGCGCTGCGTGGTTCTTTCCTGATCGACGCAAACGGCGTGGTTCGCCACCAGGTCGTTAACGACCTGCCGCTGGGTCGTAACATCGACGAAATGCTGCGTATGGTTGATGCGCTGCAGTTCCACGAAGAGCACGGCGAAGTTTGCCCGGCACAGTGGGAAAAAGGTAAAGAAGGTATGAACGCGTCTCCGGACGGCGTTGCAAAATACCTGACCGAAAACGTCTCCAACCTGTAA
- a CDS encoding PTS sugar transporter subunit IIA, with the protein MDIIFNPGLITLKQNISSPEQAIELAGSLLVRQNICRPEYVGEMVKVYRDFGSAIVIDSGLAMPHARPEKGALLTGFSLVTSQQPIAFGHEEFDPVYVIIAIAGADADSHIRMIQLIASLIESDIVTFLQQENDINSVLHFIQKQME; encoded by the coding sequence ATGGACATTATTTTTAACCCTGGACTGATTACGCTTAAGCAGAATATTTCCAGCCCCGAACAGGCTATCGAATTGGCGGGCTCGTTACTGGTCCGGCAAAATATTTGTCGCCCGGAATATGTCGGTGAAATGGTTAAGGTCTACCGGGATTTCGGTTCCGCCATTGTTATCGACTCAGGCCTGGCGATGCCCCATGCCCGGCCAGAAAAAGGCGCATTGCTAACCGGATTTTCTTTAGTCACCAGTCAACAACCGATCGCCTTTGGTCATGAGGAGTTTGATCCGGTTTATGTCATCATCGCCATCGCTGGCGCGGATGCCGATAGTCATATAAGAATGATCCAACTGATAGCCTCGCTGATTGAGTCCGATATCGTGACCTTTCTTCAACAGGAGAATGACATTAATTCAGTATTACATTTCATCCAAAAACAAATGGAGTAG
- a CDS encoding PTS mannose transporter subunit IIA encodes MLVIRTVCGNGIGSSLMAANNVKKICDELGIKADVASVDFANAVGEKADLYVTIKELANQFPAHCNVAIIRSYVHKAKIAEDITEALTKIAATHS; translated from the coding sequence ATGTTAGTTATCAGAACGGTTTGTGGTAACGGTATTGGCAGTTCATTAATGGCTGCGAATAATGTCAAAAAAATATGTGATGAATTAGGCATCAAAGCCGACGTTGCTTCCGTTGATTTCGCAAACGCCGTAGGAGAAAAAGCCGATCTTTATGTCACGATCAAAGAGCTGGCAAACCAGTTTCCTGCGCACTGTAACGTCGCCATTATTCGTAGCTACGTGCACAAAGCGAAAATTGCTGAAGATATTACCGAAGCACTCACCAAAATTGCTGCAACTCACTCTTAA
- a CDS encoding PTS ascorbate transporter subunit IIC: protein MQAILSFLSEIFSQPAFLMGIIAFVGLVALRSPGNKLLTGTLKPILGYLMLSAGAGVIVANLNPLGGIIEAGFNIRGVIPNNEAIVSVAQKVLGVETMSILLLGFIFNLIIARCTKYKYIFLTGHHSFFLACLFSAVLQAAEFRGWMLVLIGGFLLGSWSAISPAIGQRYTKQVTEDGGIAMGHFGSLGYYISAWIATKTGNPANSFADTEISEKWGFLRDTTVTTGIVMFIIYFVCSAVAGTEYLRTITDQNMLIFSILTGLQFAVGVAIVYNGVRLILGDLVPAFQGISQKLIPDSIPAVDCAVFFTFSPTAVVVGFISSFVGGLVGMLMLGGLGMALIIPGMVPHFFCGGTSGVFADKLGGKRGCIIASFIGGIFLAFLPAMLLPALGNLGFENSTFADFDFAVWGIIIGNAFTQFGQITIYLICLALIIALLVPFCFRSVRVVGDTLSYEELTADKKNE, encoded by the coding sequence ATGCAGGCTATTCTTAGTTTCTTATCAGAAATATTTAGCCAACCCGCATTCCTGATGGGGATTATCGCATTTGTCGGTTTAGTGGCGCTGCGCTCCCCGGGGAATAAATTGCTCACCGGTACCTTAAAGCCTATTTTAGGGTATTTAATGTTAAGTGCAGGTGCTGGTGTTATCGTTGCCAACCTGAACCCGCTTGGCGGAATTATCGAAGCCGGATTTAATATTCGCGGCGTTATCCCCAACAACGAGGCCATTGTTTCCGTCGCGCAGAAGGTGCTGGGTGTGGAAACCATGAGCATTTTGCTGTTAGGCTTTATTTTTAACCTCATTATTGCTCGCTGTACTAAATACAAATATATCTTTTTGACCGGCCACCACTCTTTCTTTCTGGCGTGTCTGTTCTCTGCGGTACTACAGGCAGCAGAATTCCGCGGCTGGATGTTGGTGTTAATTGGTGGTTTCCTGCTCGGCTCATGGTCTGCCATTTCCCCGGCAATCGGTCAGCGGTATACCAAACAGGTGACTGAAGACGGTGGTATTGCGATGGGGCACTTTGGCTCCCTGGGCTATTACATCTCCGCCTGGATCGCCACGAAAACCGGTAACCCGGCAAACTCATTCGCTGATACTGAAATCTCAGAAAAGTGGGGCTTTCTGCGCGATACCACGGTTACTACCGGGATTGTGATGTTCATTATCTACTTTGTATGCAGCGCCGTCGCCGGCACTGAATATCTACGTACGATAACGGACCAGAACATGTTGATCTTCTCTATCCTTACCGGTCTGCAGTTCGCGGTTGGCGTCGCCATCGTCTACAACGGCGTGCGACTGATCCTCGGCGATCTGGTTCCGGCATTCCAGGGGATTAGCCAGAAGCTGATACCTGACTCGATCCCTGCCGTTGACTGCGCGGTCTTCTTCACCTTTAGCCCAACCGCAGTCGTCGTGGGCTTTATCAGCTCATTCGTTGGCGGTCTGGTCGGTATGCTCATGCTGGGCGGACTGGGGATGGCGCTGATTATTCCGGGCATGGTCCCGCACTTCTTCTGCGGCGGGACTTCCGGGGTATTCGCCGACAAGCTTGGCGGTAAACGCGGCTGCATCATCGCTTCCTTTATCGGCGGCATATTCCTTGCATTCCTGCCAGCCATGCTGCTTCCGGCCCTGGGTAACCTGGGTTTTGAAAACAGCACCTTCGCTGACTTTGACTTCGCGGTGTGGGGAATTATTATCGGTAACGCCTTCACCCAGTTTGGACAGATCACTATCTATCTGATTTGTCTGGCGCTTATCATCGCACTGCTGGTGCCATTCTGCTTCCGTTCGGTTCGCGTGGTCGGTGACACACTCAGCTATGAGGAGCTCACTGCGGATAAGAAAAATGAATAA